The segment TTTGTTAGTTGCCCCATTTTATATGACCATTAATCAACGTTTATATGACAGAAACTAGAAAAAAGCAAGCCATATGTGatcatatattttgtaaatttgcTTATTCAAATGTACACGATAAATTCATGTGATACTTTACCTTACCAATATACTAAGTTCGATATTAAATTTTGGGTATGAATACTTTGTAATTGgttaattaagaaaattacaTATACACAATTTAATAGCAATAATTAGGCTTTACATGATGTAAAATTAATGCATAAAATTATTGTTGACCCGTCTTAACTTATCTCTtcgtattgttttttttttttaaactattatctCTTCGTATTGTTGtatgtgattttatttttaaagtcccCTCGACTCTTCTTGAGACTCAACTTGTGTTTGTTGTTTACTCTtgctaattttatttattttgtcctTCAACCTaacaactaaaataaattaaaccgAATCCATTTGATGAACTGTATCAAGATTTATTAAATCGATAATCTTAAAGCACAGAGTGACAATATTTGTATAACATTATATAAACACATTTTTAGAATTAAAGCGAAAAGGACATCTCAAGTAGCTATCTTCAACATATTTAAAACATGGAATGATTATTAGTTGCAACGTCAAAATCTTGACAGTGCCTAAAAAGCTAGCTTCCTAAACACTAATAAAGAGGCATATATCTATTTTATACTACTTGAgcttcacatatatatattatacaccATATTTCGTATTAATAGTTTGAACTATAACATCATAGTATCATTCATCATATTATACATTCATAATTCAGATTGAGTTGTGGTCATGTACATGTTTGTCAATCGTATTGTACGTAGACATAACATGCATCATTAGCTAAATGCATTGAACTAGTAACATCATACTAGTATCATCTTTTTCTCAAAAGAagacgaaaataaaataaaaataaaaaccgtAATGAGatggtttataaattttggcGCTAAATAAGTTAGAGAAAATGTTTGCAAATAGCTGTTGGAAATCATTAATATTATTAGAATTTTCTCATTACatatgaatattaatttttctttttgcacACAACATATGAGTACGTaaccaaacataatttttttttttttttgggtataaAACCAAACATAATTTCGAACAGAATAAACCTATCTAACAACGAATAAAGACGTAAATGTGATATATAGTAGTAGATCAGAAGAAGGTTGTTGCCAATGCCACGATAGTCGATGCGAAGCTTAGTCCGGCGAAGTTGATGGCCGGAGCAGAGCTTGTCGGTGAGGTCGTTGAAGAAGAAGCTCCGGTGGAACCGCTTCCTgttgatttattttgaaacaaaactaAATACTCCAGAACATTTATTTTCAAATCAAAAAGTGAAATATTAAaggaaaatttacaaaaaaaaaaaaaatcgccAACCGTTTATAGTAAGGATTGTAaaactttttcattttctttctatttactaacccaatactatttaaaaaaaatcgtaaaaacatgagaataacttttaaaaaaatttaaaatttatgtgtttACCAGTGGAAGACACCGGAGGAGTTTTGGGAGTTGCCGGCGACGTCGAATTCGTAGTAGTACCTTGGTCAACACGAAATTTAAAAGCTAATTAGGAACCAAAAAAACAGTAACAAGAAATCTATTAAACGGCGTCGTAATAAGTTACTCACCACCCGCGGGGCTGGCTTTGCATAGTGAGATGTCAGGGTTGGCGCCACAAGCTTTAGGGAGATCAAGAGCGTTGTCTTTAGTGAGGTTAAGCGATTTGAGCATATCTACGTTGTTGAACACGGAGCAAAGACACGTCGCGTCGTTGGCGACGATCGCCTTCATCGGCAGGCAACACGATGGAGGCGGTGGTGGAATCACCGAGTGGAGAAACGGCTGACACGGCATAAGTTTCTGTATACACGGCATTGCCTGAGcatctcctcctccgccgcctcCACCGCTCGGTGGTGCAGTTGCGGCGTTAGATGATGATACGGAGTAAAGTACAAAAAAGACGGCGACGGTGAATCTAACAATCTCCATTTTGAAAAACAATATT is part of the Brassica rapa cultivar Chiifu-401-42 chromosome A09, CAAS_Brap_v3.01, whole genome shotgun sequence genome and harbors:
- the LOC103842707 gene encoding lipid transfer-like protein VAS, which produces MEIVRFTVAVFFVLYSVSSSNAATAPPSGGGGGGGDAQAMPCIQKLMPCQPFLHSVIPPPPPSCCLPMKAIVANDATCLCSVFNNVDMLKSLNLTKDNALDLPKACGANPDISLCKASPAGGTTTNSTSPATPKTPPVSSTGSGSTGASSSTTSPTSSAPAINFAGLSFASTIVALATTFF